Genomic segment of Nitrosopumilaceae archaeon AB1(1):
TATTGTTAATTCATTACTATGTGATTAATCATTATACCATCACGATCTTATCACCTAATTACGTTGAATTCCATAGCCAAAATATCACTAAAATAACTGTGATACTACATGATTAGCACAATATCACTCATTATATCATGTGATAATTAATAATATCATATAATTATACATAATATCATGTTAGAAATTATTAATATCACAGTTTTTAATCAGTTTTTATTAAGTTTTGGCTATAATATCACATTTTAGAAAGCTTTTGCACTACTTCGTCTATCATCTTACCAACATCCCTCTCCCGTTCATTAAAGATATCACTATCTAATATCACATCAATGTGCTTGCCTAGTTTAGTTACTACCTTGTAGTGTTCATCATCAATAAGGTCTAGTCCACGCAGTAGTATCATAGAGTAGTATAACCCCTCCAACTTCTCTTGTGACTGCTGTACCTGCCTGTAATAAGCCCCCCTAGTCACGTTAAACTCCATATCAGACATGTGCCTCTGTTTTAGAATAATTTCTATTTGTCGTTCAGTAAACAATGATTTCTCAATGATTTCCTTTATGATACCTGTAAATTTTTTCTTTTGAACCTTACCCATCAGCTATACAATATAGTATGCATAACTTAAACTTTAATGAAAGGTGTTATTAATTAAATCATGCCAGGTAGCACTGAACAGTACCTAAATGAAGAAATTAAGAAGAAAAAAACTCTAGTTTTTGTACTAATTGATTCCGAAGTCTCAAATTCTACAGAATCTACATCTTTGGCAAAACAGGTACAAGAAATTGGAGCATCTGCCATTCTTGTTGGTGGTTCATCTGCTATTGATCAGTTTGAAATGTTAAAAGTGGTAGAAAACATAAAGAGTTCAGTTAGCATACCTGTGATATTATTCCCTGGTAATGTATCCGGTATAGTTCCAGGTGCTGATGCAATCTTGTTTATGTCATTATTGAATTCTGATAATCCATACTTTATCTCACAGGCTCAAGCACTTGGATCATACAATGTCCTAAAGTATGGAATAGAGGCTTTACCAACAGCATACATCATAATTGGAAATGATACCACTGCATGGTTTGTTGGTTCTGCAAAAGGCATACCACACAACAAACCGAAAATTGCAGCTGCATATTCTTTATCTGCTAAATTCCTTGGTATGCGTTTTGTATATCTTGAAGCAGGATCTGGAGCATCTCAGAATGTTACACCAGAAATGGTCCAGACTGTTCGTAAAGTCTTTGACGGTTTCATCATCGTAGGTGGAGGAATTGGAGATGCTAAAATAGCTACTAGCCTTGCTAATGCAGGGGCAGATGCCCTAGTTTTAGGCACGATTTTAGAGAAAAATAACAATCTAGAGACACTGCGAGATATCATTAATTCCATACAAAAGTAGCCTCATATCTAATGTCAGAATCTACCACTCTAAATCGAATTTCAAATATGGATATGCCAGAATACTATTCGAAATATTACATAGATATAGCAAAACAGTCTTATAAAATGTTTGAAGTTGCAGCTGACGCTAAAGCAACTCTGCGTGATTCCTCCAGTATTGTGGAGCCAAAAATTGCATTTGATCTATCAGATCGTGTGGCTAAAATGCATGATATTGATATAGCTGATCATCTACGTGAACTTCTCACTAGCCATAGTAAAGAAGAATCTGCATTACTACTCTCTAAAGAAATAGCAGAGGGTAAATTTTTACCCATTGATGCTACCAAGGAAGAAAAGGCTGATTTGGCAGTTAGAGTTGGATTGGCAGTTGTAACAGAAGGAGTAACCATAGCTCCATTACAAGGAATCAGTGATATTAAAATTAAAAAAAATAAAGACTCATCTGAATATCTATCAGTATACATAGCCGGACCGATGCGCTCAGCAGGTGGAACAGAATCTGCTGTTACAATGTTGATAGCAGATCATGTAAGAAAAATTCTAGGTCTATCAAAATACCAAGCAAATTGTTTTGATGATGAAACAGGTAGATTTATTGAAGAATTGAGAATCTATGAGCGTGAAGCAAGCTCATTTCAATATCACGTGGAAGATGATGACATCACAACGGTAATCACAAACTTGCCAGTAGAGTTGAACGGTGTTGATACAAATCCATTTGAGGTAGTAAATCACAAAAACATGACTAGAATTTCTACCGATAGAGTTCGTGGAGGAGCTCTGCGTGTATTGAATGATGGTCTTATTGGGCGTTCCAAGAAACTCACTAAACGAGTAGAACATTACAAAATGGAAGGTTGGGAGTGGTTGAAAAATCTTCATGGAGCCGTACAGAAAGATTCTGATGATGAAGACGCAGGAGAGAAAAGAATGCATGACCTTATAGCTGGTCGTTCCATACTTTCAATTCCAAAAAAACTCGGCGGTTTTAGATTACGCTATGGAAGATCTTGTAACACTGGCTTCGCCTCAATGGGACTACATCCAGCTGTAGCTGAAATTTTAGATCATACCATAGTCGTGGGAACTCAGATTAAAACAAATATTCCAGGTAAAGGATCTACCGTTGCTTTTGTAGATAGTATAGAAACCCCCATTGTCAAATTGAAAAATGGCGACGTGATAAAAATTCAAGATGTAAAAGAAGCAATTAAAGTAAAAAATAATATTGCAAAAATATTACATCTAGGAGACATACTAATTTCATATGGAGATTTTGTTGAAAATAATGCACAATTAATTCCATCTGGATATGTAGAGGAATATTGGCAGGAGGAGTTGCGAGAAAAAATAAAGGATTCCAAGTATGGTAAATTTTTAACAGACATACCTACTCTAGATGAATCATTACAGTTATCCAAAGAACTCCAAATACCACTTCATCCAAAATATACCTACTATTGGAATCATATATCACAAAAAGAATTGCAATTATTAATCACCCCAGTGAATCCAACAAGAGATCTCATTACATATACCATGGAGTGTAAAACTACCCT
This window contains:
- a CDS encoding geranylgeranylglyceryl/heptaprenylglyceryl phosphate synthase, which encodes MPGSTEQYLNEEIKKKKTLVFVLIDSEVSNSTESTSLAKQVQEIGASAILVGGSSAIDQFEMLKVVENIKSSVSIPVILFPGNVSGIVPGADAILFMSLLNSDNPYFISQAQALGSYNVLKYGIEALPTAYIIIGNDTTAWFVGSAKGIPHNKPKIAAAYSLSAKFLGMRFVYLEAGSGASQNVTPEMVQTVRKVFDGFIIVGGGIGDAKIATSLANAGADALVLGTILEKNNNLETLRDIINSIQK